In Botrytis cinerea B05.10 chromosome 6, complete sequence, the following proteins share a genomic window:
- the Bccrc1 gene encoding Bccrc1, producing the protein MAPTSTSTSTGAQINQKIDTINPHLPHVPESKAELKQDAEIVVQKSFAGLRSLAAGGFGGVCAVIVGHPFDLVKVRLQTAERGVYKGAIDVVTKSVAKDGLARGLYAGVSAPLVGVTPMFAVSFWGFDVGKNLVRNFTSTAPHEPLTIAQISTAGFFSAIPQTIITAPFERVKVLLQIQGQKELAPGEKPKYNGGVDVVKQLYKEGGIKSVFRGSGATLARDGPGSAAYFATYEYIKRRLTPIDPVTGKPGKDLSLLAITGAGACAGVAMWIPVFPVDTVKSRLQTMEGKPTIGGVIKGLYRNGGLKAFFPGFGPALARAVPANAATFLGVELAHQAMNKVFD; encoded by the exons ATGGCTCCCACTTCTACCTCTACCTCTACTGGAGCtcagataaatcaaaagattgacACCATCAACCCTCACCTGCCCCACGTCCCTGAATCTAAAGCCGAATTAAAACAAGACGCCGAAATTGTTGTTCAAAAGTCATTCGCAGGATTACGGTCACTGGCCGCTGGAGGTTTCGGTGGTGTTTGTGCAGTGATTGTTGGTCACCCATTTGATTTGGTCAAAGTCCGTTTACAAACGGCGGAGAGAGGGGTCTACAAAGGTGCTATTGATGTGGTTACGAAATCTGTCGCGAAGGATGGTCTTGCGAGGGGTTTATATGCGGGTGTGAGTGCGCCGCTGGTGGGTGTCACTCCTATGT TCGCTGTATCTTTCTGGGGTTTCGATGTTGGCAAGAACCTTGTGCGCAACTTTACCTCCACTGCCCCTCACGAACCCCTCACAATCGCCCAAATTAGTACGGCTGGTTTCTTCTCCGCCATTCCACAAACTATCATTACCGCCCCATTTGAACGTGTCAAGGTCCTCCTACAAATTCAAGGTCAAAAAGAACTTGCGCCGGGGGAAAAGCCAAAATACAATGGTGGTGTCGATGTGGTGAAGCAACTTTACAAAGAAGGTGGTATCAAATCAGTCTTCCGAGGATCAGGTGCTACACTAGCAAGAGATGGGCCTGGAAGTGCCGCATATTTCGCAACTTACGAATACATTAAGCGTCGTCTAACTCCTATAGACCCCGTCACCGGAAAACCGGGGAAGGACTTGAGTTTATTGGCAATCACCGGAGCGGGAGCATGCGCAGGTGTAGCAATGTGGATTCCAGTTTTCCCAGTTGATACAGTCAAGTCGAGGCTACAGACTATGGAAGGGAAGCCAACCATTGGAGGTGTTATCAAAGGATTGTATAGAAATGGAGGGCTTAAGGCGTTCTTCCCTGGGTTCGGACCAGCATTGGCAAGAGCTGTCCCTGCTAACGCCGCAACATTTTTGGGTGTTGAATTGGCGCATCAAGCTATGAATAAGGTGTTCGACTGA
- the Bcncl1 gene encoding Bcncl1, protein MGQRGKRGRGGRGGRGGRNGGRSRDNQVDNRCSFEKVPKSNEKFERYYNELLNLEEAENEEFWGALKRELPNSFRFAGSKGHAIAVQKQLKERYIPEISEIKQFDGSPVEPPMPVPWYPDELAWSMKTSKTVIRKSPPFAKFQKFLVSETSVGNISRQEIVSMIPPLVMDLKPGMTVLDMCAAPGSKAAQLLEMVHHGEESRVQAVLKGDGSADAELELDPSDDGRATGLLIANDADYKRSHMLIHQLKRLSSPNLIVTNHDATMFPSIKLPPTPENPATNRYLKFDRILADVPCSGDGTTRKNVNLWKDWNPGNALGLYVTQVRILVRALQMLKVGGRVVYSTCSMNPIENEAVVASAIERCGGPEKVKLVSSDDQLPLLKRRPGLKTWTVMDKKGRIWKSWAELQKFIAENGQDDWTGRLVEGMFPPTDESMSSVPLDQCMRVYAHLQDTGGFFITILEKQAEFKAKPESENKKIAPKPPITAIVDEIESAPAPKDGETVAPKIEAADELTHPTTSTLDEVTPVARQNQEQSGSDATHTVGSKRPASEIEDTEMDAAIENKKLKTDDTEIHASAPTEGRTEHFPPPPGAELDLTTRPGDQQADAPPKKLLNKYGQNQAFEEAFKYIPGDHSQVQDIESFYKLSEKFPRDRFLVRNATGEPAKTIYYTTALIRDILSENEGKGIKFVHAGVKMFMKQDVQGEGVCRWRIQSEGMPILQGYVGDGRVVNLSKKETLRTLLIEMFPKVSGDGWKDLGEIGERVRDIGMGCCVLRIEPGEGEDAFTERMVLPLWRSMHSLNLMLAKEDRSAMLLRIFNDTTPLVNNSVGAQREAELKKEGESTTEVAPGFKVENGEVKVDVDGGLEGAAATEIKKGDQRDGDVQIREGPYDTLVAGVEQVANRGVDVKAEKIEKGEETGGSEVQMGGMGGIEGQEGGIA, encoded by the coding sequence ACATGCAATTGCAgttcaaaaacaattgaaagaacGATACATTCCTGAAATCTCGGAAATCAAGCAATTCGATGGTAGCCCGGTTGAACCTCCAATGCCAGTTCCATGGTACCCTGATGAACTTGCATGGTCGATGAAGACTTCGAAAACTGTCATCCGAAAATCTCCTCCCTTtgccaaattccaaaaattctTGGTTTCAGAAACCAGTGTCGGAAATATCAGTAGACAGGAGATTGTCAGTATGATTCCACCTTTGGTCATGGACTTGAAACCTGGAATGACCGTTTTGGATATGTGCGCTGCCCCAGGAAGTAAGGCAGCTCAATTGTTGGAAATGGTACATCATGGAGAGGAAAGCAGAGTTCAAGCGGTTTTGAAAGGAGACGGAAGCGCAGACGCAGAATTAGAGCTTGACCCAAGTGATGATGGAAGAGCTACAGGTTTATTGATCGCCAACGATGCCGACTACAAAAGAAGTCACATGTTGATTCATCAACTTAAACGACTTTCATCACCCAATCTTATCGTTACCAATCACGATGCCACTATgtttccatcaatcaaacttCCACCTACGCCAGAAAACCCAGCGACCAACCGATACCTTAAATTCGATCGAATTTTGGCCGATGTCCCTTGTTCTGGAGATGGTACAACCAGAAAGAATGTTAATTTGTGGAAGGATTGGAATCCAGGTAATGCACTTGGACTTTATGTTACACAAGTTCGTATTCTGGTTAGAGCTCTTCAAATGCTCAAGGTTGGTGGACGTGTTGTCTACTCTACTTGTAGTATGAATCCTATCGAAAATGAAGCAGTTGTTGCTTCCGCTATTGAAAGATGCGGGGGACCCGAGAAGGTTAAATTGGTATCCAGCGATGATCAATTACCTTTACTGAAGAGGAGACCAGGTCTGAAAACTTGGACCGTCATGGATAAGAAAGGCCGTATTTGGAAATCCTGGGCTGAATTACAAAAATTCATTGCAGAAAATGGACAAGATGACTGGACTGGTAGATTAGTCGAGGGAATGTTTCCACCAACTGATGAATCTATGTCAAGTGTTCCATTGGATCAATGCATGCGTGTCTACGCACATTTGCAAGATACTGGTGGTTTCTTTATCACAATTTTGGAGAAACAAGCAGAATTCAAAGCAAAGCCAGAATcggaaaacaaaaagattgcACCAAAACCTCCCATCACAGCAATtgttgatgagattgagtCTGCCCCTGCTCCAAAGGATGGTGAGACTGTCGCACCAAAAATTGAGGCAGCTGATGAACTTACTCACCCTACCACATCCACTCTTGATGAAGTTACACCTGTAGCACGTCAAAACCAAGAACAATCTGGATCCGATGCAACACACACCGTCGGCTCTAAGCGTCCTGCCTCAGAGATCGAAGACACCGAAATGGACGCCGCTATTGAGAACAAAAAATTAAAGACAGACGATACTGAAATTCATGCTTCGGCACCTACCGAGGGTCGTACAGAACATttcccaccaccaccaggTGCAGAATTGGATCTCACAACTCGTCCAGGCGATCAACAAGCTGATGCTCCACCAAAAAAGCTTCTTAACAAGTACGGTCAAAATCAAGCATTTGAGGAGGcattcaaatatattccCGGCGATCACTCTCAAGTTCAAGATATTGAATCTTTCTACAAATTAAGCGAAAAGTTCCCAAGAGATAGATTCTTGGTCAGAAATGCAACTGGTGAACCAGCTAAGACTATTTACTACACAACTGCGTTGATCAGAGATATCTTATCCGAGAATGAGGGTAAGGGAATAAAGTTCGTTCATGCTGGTGTCAAAATGTTCATGAAACAAGATGTTCAAGGAGAGGGTGTTTGCAGATGGCGTATTCAATCTGAAGGTATGCCAATTCTTCAAGGTTATGTCGGAGACGGAAGAGTTGTCAATTTGTCTAAGAAAGAGACACTTCGTACTCTCTTGATTGAAATGTTCCCTAAAGTATCAGgcgatggatggaaagatcttggagagattggagagCGAGTCAGAGATATCGGAATGGGATGTTGtgttttgagaattgaacCAGGTGAAGGTGAAGATGCTTTTACCGAGAGAATGGTTCTTCCTTTGTGGAGAAGTATGCATTCGCTTAATTTGATGTTGGCAAAGGAGGATAGAAGTGCTATGttattgagaattttcaatgaTACCACACCTTTGGTTAATAATTCAGTGGGAGCACAAAGGGAAGCGGAACTTAAAAAGGAAGGAGAATCCACGACTGAGGTAGCTCCAGGATTCAAGgttgagaatggagaagtcaaggttgatgttgatggtggATTAGAGGGTGCAGCTGCCACAGAGATAAAGAAAGGAGATcagagagatggagatgtacAAATTCGAGAAGGACCTTATGATACGTTGGTTGCAGGCGTAGAGCAGGTAGCTAATAGGGGTGTGGATGTTAAAGCcgaaaagattgagaaggGCGAAGAGACTGGTGGATCGGAAGTACAAATGGGTGGTATGGGTGGAATTGAAGGACAGGAAGGTGGGATTGCTTAG